AGCAATGAGAGACCTCACTGGTACATGGTTCAACAAGCGCAAAGAGGAGATGGATACTTGCTTTCCAACAAGTCCCAGTTCTCAACACTACTAGCCAAAACACCTCCAAAGTCAAGCTAAATGACTATAACAAAGCGGTGAGTGGAAGGCAACCCACTATTAGGTAATATTTATTAAGTTTTCATTGATTTACTATTTATGTTGGTTTCTAATTATTGCAAGTCATATAAAAAAACAAAACAAAAAGAAGATCCGAGTAGACGATTGTCATCTATATTGACCGACGCGAACAAGTCGACATCGATCAACATTTCCTTACCTTCGTCGACCGACAACAACATCCTTGAATCGGTCGACATATATTTCGGTCTGGTATATCGTTCCTACTTGTTCCATTGAGTCCTTATGATTTATTTTTCACCATAACTCCGACTGAATTTACACTGGGGATAGTGTATTTTAAGTCTGGAGGGAGGTTTACTGATATTTATTTACTTATTAGTCTTATTAAAAATGTTTTCAAATTAAGTTATTATTGAGTCAAGAAAGGGATTATGAACTTATAGATTTTGCTAGATATCTAACCACTCTTTAGCACCATTCTAGACTTCCTGATTGCAGATAGTACTAGAGATACTAAAGTGGATCAACCTGTCAACTATCCACTCTTGCTAAGATTGTTTTGAAGGAACCAAAGCTGACCTCCAACACTAAACCTGACACAACTGCTTGTCTTGGGGCTTGGTATACATGGGATCGTATTCTTCAAACAAGTCTGGAAGGTAAAGCCTTATGTATATAGATTTATCATCGTTTCTCTCTCTATTTTTGAAAGTTAGATTATAAAAAAAATAATATATATATATATATATATATGTAATATTATATTAGAGATTTATTAGGAAGGAATTCGAACAGAACNNNNNNNNNNNNNNNNNNNNNNNNNNNNNNNNNNNNNNNNNNNNNNNNNNNNNNNNNNNNNNNNNNNNNNNNNNNNNNNNNNNNNNNNNNNNNNNNNNNNNNNNNNNNNNNNNNNNNNNNNNNNNNNNNNNNNNNNNNNNNNNNNNNNNNNNNNNNNNNNNNNNNNNNNNNNNNNNNNNNNNNNNNNNNNNNNNNNNNNNNNNNNNNNNNNNNNNNNNNNNNNNNNNNNNNNNNNNNNNNNNNNNNNNNNNNNNNNNNNNNNNNNNNNNNNNNNNNNNNNNNNNNNNNNNNNNNNNNNNNNNNNNNNNNNNNNNNNNNNNNNNNNNNNNNNNNNNNNNNNNNNNNNNNNNNNNNNNNNNNNNNNNNNNNNNNNNNNNNNNNNNNNNNNNNNNNNNNNNNNNNNNNNNNNNNNNNNNNNNNNNNNNNNNNNNNNNNNNNNNNNNNNNNNNNNNNNNNNNNNNNNNNNNNNNNNNNNNNNNNNNNNNNNNNNNNNNNNNNNNNNNNNNNNNNNNNNNNNNNNNNNNNNNNNNNNNNNNNNNNNNNNNNNNNNNNNNNNNNNNNNNNNNNNNNNNNNNNNNNNNNNNNNNNNNNNNNNNNNNNNNNNNNNNNNNNNNNNNNNNNNNNNNNNNNNNNNNNNNNNNNNNNNNNNNNNNNNNNNNNNNNNNNNNNNNNNNNNNNNNNNNNNNNNNNNNNNNNNNNNNNNNNNNNNNNNNNNNNNNNNGGGTCGAGATTATTTTGAGCGGGGCGGGTGCGGGTCAGCCGAATTTGAATCGCGGGTACCCGCCAACCCGCAAATTAAAAAAAAAAAACATTTTTGAAAAAAAAACATTTTTTCGTAAAATATATAAAAAACAATAAATATTTGTATAATTTTAATTATAAATATATTTTTTTTAATAGTAATTTTTTAAAATAACTATTATATAAATAAAAAATAATTATTTTTAATTAAAATAATTATTATATAATTAGAAAATAATCATTTTTAATTAAAATAACTATTTTTAATATAATTAATATTAATTACCCGCGGGTTTGGCGGGTTACCCGCGGGTTTTGGCGGGGCGGGTGCGGATATAAAAGTTTTTGTTTGCGGGTTATGCGGGTCGAGTTTTTGAATCGAAAAAATGATTCGACCCGCGGCAGGGCGGGGCGGGTCGGGGCGGGTTGACCCGCGAACCCAGCCCTATACACAAGACATGGTATCGATCGACAGCAAAGCGCGCAGGAAGCCTGTTTGGTCACAGCCGACTTGAAGCCCTAGATTTCACTATTTAACAAGATTGCCCCTGACGAGTTTTTAACCTAATTATATAAGCTTTGCCGTCATGTTAGAGGCAAAGTGTGTTTTCTTTGTGTTTCATTGTTTTATTGATAGATAGGAGAGAAAATCCAAAGTGTAATTTGTGATTGGAACTCCATTGATATTTATCTTATTTATACTATGAAGTTTTTATACCTAACTGTTGTTACGAATTGCTTAGCCATGTCTGAGTAGTTCTCTTGTTAGATTTTAGGGTNNNNNNNNNNNNNNNNNNNNNNNNNNNNNNNNNNNNNNNNNNNNNNNNNNNNNNNNNNNNNNNNNNNNNNNNNNNNNNNNNNNNNNNNNNNNNNNNNCCTGCCCTTGGATAAATTGATAAAAGCCATAGCTTTATTCTCATCCTGAAAACATTCTAATAGAGCTATGTTTCTTGCAATGAGCAAGGCGAGAGCTGATCTAGTAAGCTTAGTAAGCATTCATTCAACCTGTGCATAAAGCTTAACTAGAGCCCGTCGATCGATATCACACTTGAATAATCGATCGACGGTGCAAAAGGTTTATCGATCGATACGCCCATTGGAATATCGATCGACACTTTCTATAGATCAATATAACGAGAGTTGAGATCATAGATCTAGTTAATAGTCAACAAGTCAATGCTCGCAAAGGCCGAAAGACTTGTTGATCAAATAGTTGAGCTTTACATTATCATGCATGCAACTCATTAGGCATCTATAGGATTATAATTCCAACTTTCCTGAATAAAAACCCTAAGTCTAGCTATTTCCTTTTTAAGCACCAAAACCCCAAAACTTGCTATTGAACAAATACTTGTTCAATATAAAACTGCAATTTACTTTTAAAAATCTTAAAACATCCTTGCTTAACAATTCATATTAGAATCCCTAGGTTCTCTAGCTCCCTGTGAATTTGATCCCTAAGTACTAGAACTCGACCTCTTATTTGAGAGAGTATAAATCACTCCTTAGGATAATTTGAATGGTATCAAATATGTCATTGCCCACGGTTCCGACCAATAGTATTCTGAGCACAGCTCATGGATATGAAGGCGCCTGCGAACATTTGTAGTGAAATATACGTAAGCAGCCAGGCCGTGCAGACAAGGAAACTTTTCATAATCCCACACCTTGCAAGTACAAATTTTCACAACTAAGCTCGCCAAAAACATCTTTCCTTCAGTGTCGGTGATCTCGTACTCAAACTCATAACTATCAAGCTCCCACACAGGTAGCTTTTGTGCAACAGGCCATATCACGTGCAAGTAGTTCTCAACCAGAGGCACCAGTTTGCTATCAATTGATCCAGCAACAGCATCCTTCCGATGTTGATTGAACCAATCAGAGATTTTCCCGATGATGCAATCCAGCATTGGTATTAAGGCCCACCTCGTTGCCTCTTTAAGCACGTTCTTCATTGATTCCACATTGTTGCTTGTATCCATGTTGTACCTGTCACGTGGAAATAAAAACTCTTGCCCATTTGTCCTTTTCAGTATGTTCCTCGACATACTTGTAGGCTGAAGGATAGCTTATCTTAAATGAATCGTAAGCAGAGTTGAAGTCAGCCTCCGTGTAATATCTGCCCTATTCCATGAATCTATGCCCTACTATATCCTTTTTGACGCTACAAGTATTGGGGAAAATACCCCGGTATCATTTCCTCCAGCCTCCAGGCAGGACCCAGGCCCCAGGGTCCCTGATAATGGAACGCTCCAGGTCCCCGCTAAAAGGAACCCTGGGATCGGTCCCAGGGACCAACCTCCCTTCCAAGAAATGGAAGATTTCCGACAAGGAGAACCTTCCATATTTCCGAATATGGAAGAGTTTAACCTAAACCAAACCGACTTCAGGACGACTATATAAGAGCTCCTAAATCCCTAAAGCAAAGGATCGACTTCTCCAAGGCTTAGATATTCGAACTAGACGGCTAGAATTAGGGTTCTTACCTAATACCTTGTAACCTCGCTTGTTCTTGCTTGTTTTATCTAATAAAAGTCTCTTCAAGCCTATATCTTTGTTATCTTACTAAATCCCCAACAAAACATACACAAACACTTAAAAGAAACCAGCTTATCCATCGTTCCGTGGTACTCTAAAAGAGCCTACACAAAAATCCCTTAACAGTTTGGCACTAGAAGGAGGGGAGTAATCTAACTACGTGATGATGGCGATGGATGAGCGCGACGAGCTATTCGAAGCCGTTCGAAGAAAAGCCGTGCCCCAGGGGCTACCCGGTGACTTGCGAAGCCCAGAAACTAAACTACATCAGATCCACACCATATTCGGGGGACTGGAGGCAGGTGATGTAAGCCACCCCGCCGTCAAGGAAAATACCAACGGTGTAGGGGACGACCCTGAAAGCATCAAGTCGGAACACCCTGGAACCGACAAGATAGGCTTCACTTTCGAAGAACGAGAGAAGGTCTTGGCTCCACATCATGACGCCCTTGTCATCTCGCTTACTATAGCGAACTGTCTGGTCAAGAGGATACTGGTGGACAGTGGTAGCTCTTGTAACATCATCTTCCAGGCTGCATATCAAGGTCTAGGGCTGGAGGAGAATGCCCTGATACGAAAAGCGACCCCCCTCATCGGGTTCAGCGGAGAAATCAAACGAACAACGGGGGAAACCATCCTCCCTACCTACGCTGAAGGAGTCAGCTTACACACCAAGTTCTCGGTCGTTAACTGCCACTCTTCCTATAACGGGATTCTGGGCCGAGCATGGATTCACAACATGGGGGCGGTCCCCTCAACTCTCCATCAGATAATAAAATTCCCCACACCCTGGGGCATTAGAGCGATTAAAGGAGATCAGGAAATCGCTCGCCACTGCTACCAGGTCGCTCTAAAGAAACGGGCTGAGGTAGCTCCACCCT
The DNA window shown above is from Brassica oleracea var. oleracea cultivar TO1000 chromosome C3, BOL, whole genome shotgun sequence and carries:
- the LOC106330721 gene encoding uncharacterized protein LOC106330721; this encodes MAMDERDELFEAVRRKAVPQGLPGDLRSPETKLHQIHTIFGGLEAGDVSHPAVKENTNGVGDDPESIKSEHPGTDKIGFTFEEREKVLAPHHDALVISLTIANCLVKRILVDSGSSCNIIFQAAYQGLGLEENALIRKATPLIGFSGEIKRTTGETILPTYAEGVSLHTKFSVVNCHSSYNGILGRAWIHNMGAVPSTLHQIIKFPTPWGIRAIKGDQEIARHCYQVALKKRAEVAPPSQSKPWAPHTEEPAIEDMDDVPLIEGNWTRNLEIGSKLSEGLRRRLIDFLRSNSDCFAWSHLDMPGIDPEIIMHQLQYPEWLANVVVVRKKNGKWRVCIVFTDLNKSCPMDPFPLAHIDKLVDATAGHQLMSFMDAFSGYNQILMHLEDQEKTSFMTSRGIYCYKVMPFGLKNTG